The DNA sequence CGGGCAGCGCCTTGGCGACGGCCGAGGCGGCACCCGTTTCGGTGATCACCATGTTGAGCGGCGCGGAACGGCCGCGGCGCTCCGACTTGTGGTAGTTGTCCAGCAGGTTCTGGTCGTTGGTGAACGAGTGGACCGTCTCCACGTGCCCGCGCAGCACGCCGTACTCGTCCGCCATCGCCTTGAGCGGCGGGACGATCGCGTTGGTGGTGCAGGACGCGCAGGACAGGATCCGCTCGTCCGGCTTGAGGGTGTCGTGGTTGACGCCGTGCACGATGTTGGGCACGTCGCCCTTGCCGGGCGCGGTCAGCACCACCTTGTCGATGCCGGGCCGCAGATGCAGCGAGAGCCCCTCGCGGTCGCGCCACTTGCCGGTGTTGTCGATGAGGATGGCGTTCTTGATGCCGTACGCCGTGTAGTCGATCTCCGTCGGGTCGCCCGCGTAGATCACCTTGATGGTGTTGCCGTTGGCGACGATCGTGCTGTTCGCCTCGTCGACGGTGATGGTGCCCTGGAACTGGCCGTGCACGGAGTCGCGCCGCAGCAGCGAGGCCCGCTTGACGATGTCCTGCTCCCCGCCCCGGCGGACCACGATCGCACGCAGCCGCAGACCGTTGCCGGACCCCGACTTCTCGATCAGCAGCCGGGCCAGGAGCCGGCCGATGCGGCCGAAGCCGTAGAGGACGACGTCGCGCGGCTCACGGCGGTCGATCTTGTGGGCGCCGGTGGCGCCGGCCACGGCCTCGGCGGTGAACTCCTCGACGGACAGGCCCCGGTCGTCGGACCGGTACGCCTCGGCGAGCAGGCCGATGTCGATCTGGGACGGGCCGAGGTCGAGCGTGGTGAGCGCCTGGAGGAAGGGCAGCGTCTCGGTGACCGAGAGTTCGACGCCGGCGATCTGCCGGGCGAAGCGGTGGGTCTTGAGGATGCTGACCACCGACTTGTTCACCAAGGAGCGGCTGTGCAGCAGGACGGTGACGTCCCGCTCGCGGTGCAGCTTCCCGATGATCGGGATCATCGACTCCGCGATCTCCTCGCGGTGCTTCCAATGCGTGAACGAGTCTTCGTTGACAGTCACAGGTCCATCTTTCGAGCTAGAGGGTGCTCATATGATAGCCATGCGGGTCATGGGGTCCCGAGGGGGTGCCCGGCGGTGCCGCAGCACCCGGAATTCCGCAGGATTGCCCCGCGGGCGATCGGGTACGCGTGCAGCACCGTGCCCGGGCCGGATCATGTCCCGGGTGGGCCGTACGACCACCGCTACCAGGGATCTGTCATGGAAACACCCGCGCACGAGAACAACGCCCCCACACCCGCCCAGCGGGCTCTGGACGCGCTGTCGGAGAACACCGAGGACGCGGTGGCGCTGGACGCCCTCGCCAACAGTGACGTGCTGATACCGGTACCGGACGACGCGGGCGACGAGGAGGCCGCCGACCCGGGCGCCGTGGCCCTTCCGGTGCTGGAGCAGCCGGGCGGCACCCAGGTGGTGCCCGTCTTCACCTCCGAACTGGAGATGGCGGGGCTGCTGCCCTTCGTCTCCCGGTACCGTCTGGTCCCGCTCGGCGCGCTCGCCGCCCAGTGGCCGGCCGACGACCTCTCCCTCACCATCGACGGCAGCTCCGAGCACCGTCTGACGCTCAGCTCGGAGGGAGTGCGCACCCTGCTGGCCCGCCCCTGATCCGGAAGGCCCCGGCGGGCCCGGCCGCTACTCGCCCAGGGCGCGGGCCAGGGCGGCGCGCTGCACCGGCAGCACCTCGGCGTGCAGCTCGCGGCCCCTGCCGGTGAGCGACACGAACACGCCGCGCCGGTCCTCCAGGCACATGCTGCGCTCGACCAGGCCGTCCTTCTCCAGCCGGGCGATGAGACGGGACAGCGCGCTCTGGCTGAGGTGCACGCGGCCCACCAGGTTCTGCACCCGGCACTGCTCGGCGTCCTGCGGTGCCGCGGTCGCGAGTAGGTCGAGCACCTCGAAGTCCGAGGCGCCGAGACCGTACGGGTGCAGCGCGCGGTCGATCTCGCCCAGGGTGCGCGCGTGCACGGCGAGGATGTCCCGCCACTGTTCCGCGAGCCGCGCGTCGGCCGTCTTCGCTGCCATACTCGAACGGTAACACTCGTTCGATATTCAATGAACGCACCGTGACGGCCCGTTCCGGCAGGTCACGCGGGCTCCTATGGACCGGGGGAGACCTCAGGTGGAGGCCCGCTTCACCAGCTCCGTCGGCAGGATCACCGCGGCCGGGTCCTCGCCGCCGATCTGGGCCAGCAGCACCCGCACCATCTCGCTGCTGATGCGGTCCCACGGCTGGCGGATGGTGGTCAGTTCCGGGCTGGCGGCCACCGCGGCGGGGGAGTCGTCGAAGCCGCCGACCGCGATGTCCTCCGGGACCCGGCGTCCGGCCCGGTGCAGTGCCGTCAGCACCCCCTGGGCCATCAGGTCCGAGGCGACGAACACGGCGTCCATGCCCGGTGCCCGCGCCAGCAGCCGCTCCGCGCCCGCCTCACCGCCGGCCCGGGTGTAGTCGCCGGAGACGACGAGCCGCTCGTCCGCCTCGACGCCCGCCTCGGCCAGCACCTCCCGGTACCCGGCGAGGCGTTCCACACCGCCCGGGGTGTCGAGCGGACCGGTCACCACGCCGATCCGCCGCCGGCCCAGCGCCAGCAGGTGCCGGACCATGTCGCGGGCGCCGTCCCGGTCGTCGGCGGCCACGTAACTCACCTTCGAGCCCAGCCCGATGGGCTTGCCGCACGCGACCAGCGGCACACCCGCCGCCCGCAGTTCCTCGGCCACCGGGTCACCGGAGTGGCTGGAGACCAGCAGCACCCCGTCGACGTGCCCGGCGGTGATGTACCGCGTGATGCGCCGCCGTTCGTCGTCCGTGCCGGCCAGCATCAGCAGCAGCGGGATGTCGTGCGCGGCCAGCGCCTGGGTGCAACCGCGCAGCAGCACATTGAAGTTGGGGTCCTCGAAGAACCGCTCCTGGGGCTCCGTGAGCAGGAAGCCCACCGAGTCCGAACGGCCGGTGATCAGCGAGCGGGCGTGCCGGTTGACGACGTAGCCCGTCTTGCGGATGGCGGCCTCGACCGCCTGGGCCGCGGCCGGGCTGACGTAGTGGCCGCCGTTGAGCACCCGCGAGACGGTGCCGCGCGAGACCCCTGCCTCGCGCGCCACGTCGTGGATCGTCGGCGGCCTGCGCCTGCCCCCCGTGTTGCTCATGGTCATGACTTTACGGCCCCGGAGAGCAGATCCAGACTCCAGAACCGCTGGACCACCAGGAACAGCGCGACCAGCGGAAACACCGCCAGGAACGCCCCCGTGACCACCAGCGTGTACAGCGCCGGGGTGTTGGCGCCCTGTTCGAGCAGGGTGTACAGACCGAGGGTGATCGGGAACTTCTCGTCGTCGCTGAGCATGATGTACGGCAGTAGGAAGTTGTTCCAGACCGCCACGAACTGGAACAGGAAGACCGTCACCAGTCCCGGCACCATCATCGGCAGCGCGACCCGGGTGAAGATCCGCCACTCGCCGGCGCCGTCCATCCGCCCGGCCTCCACCACGTCGGCCGGCACCGCGGCCGCGGCGTAGATCCGCGCGAGGTAGACGCCGTACGGGGAGAGGATCTGCGGCAGCAGCACCGCCAGGTAGGAGTCGGTGAGGTCCGCCTTCGCCAGCAGCAGGTACTGCGGGACGGCGAGGATCACCGGCGGCATCAGCACGCCCGCGAGCAGCACGTTGAACAGCGTCTCGCGGCCCCGGAAGCGGTAGACCGCCAGGGCGTAGCCGCTGACCGCGGACACGCACGTCGACAGCAGCGCGCCCAGCCCGGCGTACAGCGCGGAGTTGCCCATCCACCGCCAGTAGACGCCGTCGCGGTAGGCGCCCAGGTCGGAGAGGTTGCCGGCGAAGCCGGTGCCCGGCCAGAACGTGAAGGTGGAGAACAGCTCCGAGCCGGACTTGGTGGACGCGATGACCACCCAGGCGACGGGCAGCAGGCAGTAGAGCGCGCCGAGCAGCAGCGTCAGCGTCGGGACCAGCGCGGTCCGGCGGCGCCCGGCCACGCGTCGGGCGGTGTCAGGGGTGGTGCCCGTTGCGATGCCGGCCGTGGGCTCGGCCTGGTGCGGGGCCACGGAGCTCATCGGGCCGCCTCCTGCCTGTTGCGTCGGTTCGCCGCCCGCAGGAAGCCGAAGGACAGCACCAGGGTGGCGAGCGCGATGAGGGTCGCCTGCGCGGCCGCCGCGTGGATGTCGCCCTTGCCGAAGGCGTCCTGGTACACCTTCATCAGCGGACTCCAGGTGGTGGACACGGAGTTGGTGAGCGGCTTGAGGGTGGTCGGTTCGTTGAACACCTGGAGGGTCGCGATGATCGAGAAGAAGAAGGTCAGCACCAGTGAGGGCGCCACCATCGGGATCTTGATCCGCAGCGCGATCTGCAGCGGGCCGGCGCCGTCCAGCTTCGCCGCCTCGTACACCTCGGCCGGGACGGCCCGCAGCGCGGTGTAGATGACGATCATGTTGAAGCCGGTGCCGCCCCACACCGCGATGTTCGACAGGGCGAGGTACAGCGGGCCGCCGTCCAGCAGGTCCGGCTGGGGCAGGCCCAGTGCGTCCAGGACGAAGTAGAAGGGGCTGACGTCCGGCAGGTACAGGAAGCCCCACAGCAGGGCCGCCACCACACCGGGAACGGCGTACGGCAGGAAGATCGCGAGCCGGGTGAAGGAGGCGAGCCGTACCTTCTCGGAGTCGAGCATCAGCGCGAACAGCAGCGCGAGGCCCAGCATGACCGGCACCACGACGCAGCCGTAGCCGAGCACGCGCAGCGCGCCGTTCAGCAACTCGCTGTCGGACAGGGCGCCGGTGTAGTTCTCCAGGCCGGCCCAGACCTCCTCGCGGGCACCGGACCCGAGGCCGAGGCCGGAGACCCGCACCTTGCGGAGGCTGAGCCAGACGGCGTACCCGATGGGCAGCGTGAAGAACAGGAGGAACAGAACCGTCGCGGGGACCAGGAAGACGTACGGGGCGCTCCTGACCCCGTACGGCCCCCTGCGGGCCGGGGACTTCACTCGGCGACCCCGAATCCCTGCTTCTTCAGGTCGGCGACCGTGTCCCGCTGCATGGTCTCCAGGGCGGCGGTGAAGTCCGACCGGTTCTTCGCGGCGGCGCCGAAGGCGTCCTTGAACGTGGTGTAGGCGACGTTGACGTTCGGTCCCCAGGCGGACGGTGCCGTGGTCTCCGCGATCTCGGCGGCCTTCTGGTAGAAGTCGGGCTGGTTGGGGAAGTACGCCGGCGGGCTGGTGAAGGCGCCGCTGAGCTGGGCGGAGGTGGAGGCCGGGTAGATGCCGCCCTCCTTCGCCAGCGCGTTCAGCGCCTCGCCGTCGGTGTTCAGCCAGGCGGCGAACTTCGCGGCGGCGTCCTTGTCGCCGGAGTCCGTGGTCACGGCGGTGGAGGAGCCGCCCCAGCTGCCGGTGCGGCGCTCGCCGTCGTCCCACTGGGGGAGCGGGGCCATCGCCCACTTGCCCTCGGTGTCGGGCGCGGCCGTGGTCAGCGTGCCCGGCGCCCACACGGCGCTCACCCAGGCGATCTGCCGGCCGGTGTTGAGCGCCTTGTTCCAGGCCGGGGTGTACATCGGCTGGTTGTCGATGGCGCCCTCCTTCACCAGGCCGCCCCAGAACTCGGCGACCTTCCTGGTGGCGTCGTCGTCGATGCGCACCTTCCAGCGGTCGCCGGAGGTGGTCCACCACCGGGCGCCGGCCTGCTGGGCGAGGCCCGCGAACAGGCCGGAGTCGTTGGCCGAGAAGGTGGTCAGGTCCTTGTCGGGAGCCGCCTTCTTCAGCTTGCGCGCCGTCTCGGCGAACTCGTCCCAGGTGGACGGGACGGTCAGGCCGTACTGCTCGAACAGGTCCTCGCGGTAGTAGAACATCATCGGCCCGATGTCCTGCGGGACGGCGTACACGGCGTCCGTGCCGAGCGTGGTCTGCTGCCAGACACCGTCGGCGAACTTGTCCTTGGCGTCGCCCACGCTGTCCGCTATGTCGGCGAGCGCGTCATTGCTGACCAGGGTGGGCAGCGCCTGGTACTCCGCCTGCACCAGGTCGGGTGCCTTGCCGGCCTTGTGCGCGGTGAGGATCTTGGTGACCAGGGTGTCGCCGGACGCCTGCTTCTTCACCGTGACGGTGATCCGCTCCTTCTTCCCCGGCCCCTTGTTCCACAAGTCCACGACCTTGTCCATGCCGGGCGTCCAGGTCCAGTACGTCAGTGAGACCGGGCCCGACCGGGTGTCGCCGTCGTCGCCGGACTCCGAGCCGCAGGCGGCGAGTGCGGTGGCGCCGAGCGTGACCGCGACGGCGGAACTCACGAGGCGACGGCGCTTCGTGTACGGCATGGATTACTCCCCTGACCTGGGCCTCCGCCTGGCGCGAAGACCGGCTGTCCCATCGGTGCGCGGCTCGCGCCGCTTCTGTGAGCGTTCACAGTAGAGAAACATCCCGGACACTTGTCAATGCTTGTTGCTGTGCGGTTATGTTGGCTTCGCCGCCCCGCCAGGGTGTGTGCACGTTCACAAATGATCGAGTACATCGGGAGAGATTCCATGCCGGAGACCACCCCCAGGGGCCTCACCGGGCTCGCCTTCGGTGGGGACTACAACCCCGAGCAGTGGCCGGAAAGCGTCTGGGACGAGGACGTCCGGCTGATGCGGGAGGCCGGCGTCACGATGGTGAGCGTCGGGATCTTCTCCTGGGCCCTGCTGGAGCCCGCGCCCGGCGTGTACGACTTCGGCTGGCTCGACCGGAACCTGGACCTGCTGCACGCGGGCGGCGTCCGCGTCGACCTCGGCACGCCCACCGTGGTGCCGCCCGCCTGGTTCTACCGCGCCCACCCCGACGCGCTCCCGGTCACCGCGGACGGCGTGCGCCTGGAGTTCGGCTCGCGCGGCGCCATCTGCCACAGCAACGCCGACTACCGGGCGGCCGCCGCGAACATCACCACCCGGCTCGCCGAGCGCTACGGCGACCACCCCGCGCTCGCGATGTGGCACGTCCACAACGAGTACGGCGTCCCCGTCTCCGCCTGCTACTGCGACGCCTGCGCCGCCCACTTCCGCCGCTGGCTGGTGACGACCTACGGCACCGTCGACGCCGTCAACGAGGCCTGGGGTACCGCCTTCTGGGGCCAGCGCTACGCCTCCCTGGAGGAGATCAACCCGCCGCGCCGGGCCGCGACGGTCGGCAACCCCGCCCAGGCGCTGGACTACCGGCGCTTCGCCGACGCCACCATGCGCGAGAACTTCACGGCCGAACGGGACATCCTGCACCGCCTCTCACCCGGCGTCCCGGTCACCACCAACTTCATGACCGCCCTCAGCCAGTGCGACTCCGTCGACTACTGGGCCTGGGGCCGCGAGGCCGACCTCGTCACCAACGACCACTACCTGATCACCGACGGCCGCCGCACCCACGTCAACCTGGCGATGGCCGCCGACCTCACCCGCTCCGTCGCCGGCGGCGCCCCCTGGCTGCTGCTCGAACACTCCACCTCGGGCGTCAACTGGCAGCCCCGCAACCCGGCCAAGACCCCCGGCCAGATGGCCCGCAACTCCCTGGCGCACGTGGCCCGCGGCTCCGAGGGCGCGATGTTCTTCCAGTGGCGCCAGTCCCGGCGGGGCGCCGAGAAGTTCCACTCCGCGATGCTGCCGCACGGCGGCACCGACACCCGCGTCTGGCGCGAGGTGACCGGACTCGGCGCGGCCGTCGAGGCGTTGGCCCCGATCCGCGGCACCCGCACCGAGGCCGACGTGGCCGTGCTGTGGGACTGGCAGTCCTGGTGGGCGCAGAACCTCGACTGGCGCCCCAGCGAGGACCACGACGCCCGCGAACGCGCCGACGCCTACTACGAGGCGCTCTACGACCACCACCTGACCGTCGACTTCGCCCACCCGGAAGCCGACTTGTCGAGCTATCCCCTTGTCGTCGTACCGGCCCTGTACCTGATGACGGAGGCGGCCGGCCGCAACCTCGCGGAGTACGTCGAGAACGGCGGGACCCTCGTGGTGTCGTACTTCTCCGGCATCGTCGACGAGCACGACGCCGTCCACACCGGCCCCTACCCGGGCGCCCTGCGCGACGCCCTCGGCCTGACCGTCGAGGAGTTCTCCCCGCTCCTGCGCGGCGAACGGGTGCGCCTGTCCGGCCCCGACGGCGCCGGACTCGACGCCGACGTGTGGACGGAGTTCGTGGTGCCGCGCGGCGCCGAGACCGTGTGGACGTACGCCGACGGCCCGGCCGCCGGCCGCCCCGCCGTCACCCGGCACCGCCTCGGCGAGGGCACCGCCTGGTACGTCTCCACCCGGCCGGGCGCCGAGTCCCTGGCCGCCCTGCTCGGCCGGCCCCTCGCGGACGCGGGCATCGCCCCGCGCACCGACCTGCCCCGCGACGTCGAAGTGGTGCGCCGCACCGGCGAGTCGGGCACCTTCCTGTTCGCGATCAACCACACCGCCACCGACGCCAAGGTGCCGCTGGACACCCCCGGCACCGAACTGCTGACCGGTGAACGGGCCGCGGGCCGCCTCGCGGTCCCGGCCGGAGCCGTCCGGGTCGTGCGCCTCGACGGCTGAGCCGTGACTCCCCTCCGCCCGCGTGAGGACGCGAACCCGCGGGCGGAGGGCGCCCTCGCCCTCCGGGGCGCGGGGCATTCCCCACCCCACGTCGAAGGGACGACGAACGCCCATGTTCCATCCCAGACGCACCCTCCGGGCCCTGCTGCCGCCGCTCGTGGCGGGACTCGCCCTGACCGCACTGCCCGCCCAGCACGCCACCGCCGCGAGCACCCTCACCAACGGGGGTTTCGAGGCCGACGGTTCGGGCGCGGCCACCCCGAACGGCTGGTCCGAGTACGGCGACACGGCCGCCTCCTACACGGAGGCCGGCGGCCGCGGCGGCAGCCACCGCCTGTCCCACTGGTCGCCCTCGGCGTACAAGGTGGAGACGTACCAGTACCTGTCGGGTCTGGCCGACGGCGACTACAGGCTCACCGCCTGGGTCCGCTCCGGCGGCGGCCAGAAGGCGGCCTACCTCGCGCTGAGGAACTGCGGGGGCGCCGAGCAGCGCACCGGCCTCCCGGTGTCCGACTCCGGATGGATCCGGATCGTCGTGCCCGTCAAGGTGACCGGCAACAGGTGCACGGTCAGCGTCAACAGTGACGCGAACGCCGGCAACTGGATCAATGTTGACGACATCACCTTCACTCCGGGCACCGCCGGCCTGGCCGTCAAGGGTGCCGACATCTCCTCCCTGCCCAAGAGCGAGGCGATGGGCGGGGTCTACCGCAGCGCCTCCGGCGGCACGGGCGACGCGGTCGCGCTGCTGAGGTCCACCGGCATGAACTACGCCCGCGTGAAGGTGTGGGTGGACCCGGCCGACGGCTACAACGACAAGGCGCACGTCCTCGCCCTGGCGAAGCGGATCAAGGCACAGGGCATGAAGCTGCTGGTCGACTTCCACTACTCGGACGCCTGGGCCGATCCCGGCAAGCAGAACAAGCCCGCCGCCTGGGCCGGCCACTCCTACGGGCAGCTGAGGAAGGACGTCCACGACCACACGTACGACGTGCTCAGCGCGCTGAAGGCGCAGGGCACCACCGCGGACATGGTCCAGGTCGGCAACGAGATCAACGGCGGCATGCTGTGGAGCGAGGGTTCCACCGACAACTGGACGCAACTCGCCGGCCTGCTCAACTCCGGCTACGACGCCGTCAAGGCGGTCGACCCGTCCACGGTCGCGGCGCTGCACCTCGCCGAGGGCGGTGACCTCGAGGGCACCCGCTGGTGGTTCGACAACGCGGTGTCCCACGGGGTGAGGTTCGACGCCATCGGCCTGTCGTACTACGGCTACTGGCACGGCACGCTGCGCGACGTCCAGACCACCCTGGACGACGCGGCCGCCCGGTACGGCAAGCCCGTCTTCATCGCCGAGACGGCCTACCCGTTCCGTCTGGACAGCGAGGACGCGCTGGAGAACATCATCGACCTCGACAGCGAACTGGTGCCCGGCTACCCGGCCACCACGACCGGCCAGACCCGCTGGATGAACGACGTGGCGAGCATCGTGGAGGCCGTCCCGAACGGCCGCGGCCTCGGCGTCTTCTACTGGGAGGCGACCTGGACCGCCCGCGGCGGCAACGGCTGGGACCCGGCCGACCCGTCCTCCGGCAACGGCTGGGAGAACCAGGCACTGTTCGGCTACGACGACCGCGCGCTCCCGGCGACGGCCTGGTTCCGCCACCGGTAGCGGCGGAGGGGCGCGGCGGGGCGCCGGGCGGTCTCCCCGGTGTCCGGCCGCGCCCCGACTTGATAGGCAAGTGACGACTTGCCTATTCTGGGGGTGTGGCCGACGACCTCTTCAAAGCACTGGCCGACCCCACCCGCCGCACGATCATCGACGAGCTGGCGGAGCGATCCGGGCAGACGCTCTTCGAGATCTGCTCGCGCCTGAGCATGAAGCACGGGTTCGGCATCTCGCGCCAGGCGGTCTCCCAGCACCTCGCCGTGCTGGAGGCCGCCGGGCTCGTCGAGACCAGGCGGGAGGGCCGCTACAAGTTCCACGACCTGAACAGGGCCCCGCTGCGGCAGATCACCGAGCGATGGCTCGTGACGGACGCCCGGGGACCGGAGGAGAACACCCCATGAAGATCCATCTGACCAGCGTCTTCGTCGACGACCAGACCAAGGCCGAGCGGTTCTACACCGAGATCCTCGGCTTCGTGAAGAAGCACGACGTGCCGGTGGGCGAGCGGGACCGGTGGCTGACCGTCGTCTCGCCCGAGGACCCCGACGGCA is a window from the Streptomyces capillispiralis genome containing:
- a CDS encoding glycoside hydrolase family 53 protein, with amino-acid sequence MFHPRRTLRALLPPLVAGLALTALPAQHATAASTLTNGGFEADGSGAATPNGWSEYGDTAASYTEAGGRGGSHRLSHWSPSAYKVETYQYLSGLADGDYRLTAWVRSGGGQKAAYLALRNCGGAEQRTGLPVSDSGWIRIVVPVKVTGNRCTVSVNSDANAGNWINVDDITFTPGTAGLAVKGADISSLPKSEAMGGVYRSASGGTGDAVALLRSTGMNYARVKVWVDPADGYNDKAHVLALAKRIKAQGMKLLVDFHYSDAWADPGKQNKPAAWAGHSYGQLRKDVHDHTYDVLSALKAQGTTADMVQVGNEINGGMLWSEGSTDNWTQLAGLLNSGYDAVKAVDPSTVAALHLAEGGDLEGTRWWFDNAVSHGVRFDAIGLSYYGYWHGTLRDVQTTLDDAAARYGKPVFIAETAYPFRLDSEDALENIIDLDSELVPGYPATTTGQTRWMNDVASIVEAVPNGRGLGVFYWEATWTARGGNGWDPADPSSGNGWENQALFGYDDRALPATAWFRHR
- a CDS encoding glyceraldehyde-3-phosphate dehydrogenase — encoded protein: MTVNEDSFTHWKHREEIAESMIPIIGKLHRERDVTVLLHSRSLVNKSVVSILKTHRFARQIAGVELSVTETLPFLQALTTLDLGPSQIDIGLLAEAYRSDDRGLSVEEFTAEAVAGATGAHKIDRREPRDVVLYGFGRIGRLLARLLIEKSGSGNGLRLRAIVVRRGGEQDIVKRASLLRRDSVHGQFQGTITVDEANSTIVANGNTIKVIYAGDPTEIDYTAYGIKNAILIDNTGKWRDREGLSLHLRPGIDKVVLTAPGKGDVPNIVHGVNHDTLKPDERILSCASCTTNAIVPPLKAMADEYGVLRGHVETVHSFTNDQNLLDNYHKSERRGRSAPLNMVITETGAASAVAKALPDLDATITGSSIRVPVPDVSIAILNLQLARATNRQEVLDHLRKVSLTSPLKRQIDFISAPDAVSSDFIGSRHASIVDAGALKVEGDNAILYLWYDNEFGYSCQVVRVVQYVSGVEYPTYPAPAV
- a CDS encoding carbohydrate ABC transporter permease translates to MSSVAPHQAEPTAGIATGTTPDTARRVAGRRRTALVPTLTLLLGALYCLLPVAWVVIASTKSGSELFSTFTFWPGTGFAGNLSDLGAYRDGVYWRWMGNSALYAGLGALLSTCVSAVSGYALAVYRFRGRETLFNVLLAGVLMPPVILAVPQYLLLAKADLTDSYLAVLLPQILSPYGVYLARIYAAAAVPADVVEAGRMDGAGEWRIFTRVALPMMVPGLVTVFLFQFVAVWNNFLLPYIMLSDDEKFPITLGLYTLLEQGANTPALYTLVVTGAFLAVFPLVALFLVVQRFWSLDLLSGAVKS
- a CDS encoding MarR family transcriptional regulator; its protein translation is MAAKTADARLAEQWRDILAVHARTLGEIDRALHPYGLGASDFEVLDLLATAAPQDAEQCRVQNLVGRVHLSQSALSRLIARLEKDGLVERSMCLEDRRGVFVSLTGRGRELHAEVLPVQRAALARALGE
- a CDS encoding beta-galactosidase, with protein sequence MPETTPRGLTGLAFGGDYNPEQWPESVWDEDVRLMREAGVTMVSVGIFSWALLEPAPGVYDFGWLDRNLDLLHAGGVRVDLGTPTVVPPAWFYRAHPDALPVTADGVRLEFGSRGAICHSNADYRAAAANITTRLAERYGDHPALAMWHVHNEYGVPVSACYCDACAAHFRRWLVTTYGTVDAVNEAWGTAFWGQRYASLEEINPPRRAATVGNPAQALDYRRFADATMRENFTAERDILHRLSPGVPVTTNFMTALSQCDSVDYWAWGREADLVTNDHYLITDGRRTHVNLAMAADLTRSVAGGAPWLLLEHSTSGVNWQPRNPAKTPGQMARNSLAHVARGSEGAMFFQWRQSRRGAEKFHSAMLPHGGTDTRVWREVTGLGAAVEALAPIRGTRTEADVAVLWDWQSWWAQNLDWRPSEDHDARERADAYYEALYDHHLTVDFAHPEADLSSYPLVVVPALYLMTEAAGRNLAEYVENGGTLVVSYFSGIVDEHDAVHTGPYPGALRDALGLTVEEFSPLLRGERVRLSGPDGAGLDADVWTEFVVPRGAETVWTYADGPAAGRPAVTRHRLGEGTAWYVSTRPGAESLAALLGRPLADAGIAPRTDLPRDVEVVRRTGESGTFLFAINHTATDAKVPLDTPGTELLTGERAAGRLAVPAGAVRVVRLDG
- a CDS encoding carbohydrate ABC transporter permease, which codes for MKSPARRGPYGVRSAPYVFLVPATVLFLLFFTLPIGYAVWLSLRKVRVSGLGLGSGAREEVWAGLENYTGALSDSELLNGALRVLGYGCVVVPVMLGLALLFALMLDSEKVRLASFTRLAIFLPYAVPGVVAALLWGFLYLPDVSPFYFVLDALGLPQPDLLDGGPLYLALSNIAVWGGTGFNMIVIYTALRAVPAEVYEAAKLDGAGPLQIALRIKIPMVAPSLVLTFFFSIIATLQVFNEPTTLKPLTNSVSTTWSPLMKVYQDAFGKGDIHAAAAQATLIALATLVLSFGFLRAANRRNRQEAAR
- a CDS encoding ABC transporter substrate-binding protein — protein: MPYTKRRRLVSSAVAVTLGATALAACGSESGDDGDTRSGPVSLTYWTWTPGMDKVVDLWNKGPGKKERITVTVKKQASGDTLVTKILTAHKAGKAPDLVQAEYQALPTLVSNDALADIADSVGDAKDKFADGVWQQTTLGTDAVYAVPQDIGPMMFYYREDLFEQYGLTVPSTWDEFAETARKLKKAAPDKDLTTFSANDSGLFAGLAQQAGARWWTTSGDRWKVRIDDDATRKVAEFWGGLVKEGAIDNQPMYTPAWNKALNTGRQIAWVSAVWAPGTLTTAAPDTEGKWAMAPLPQWDDGERRTGSWGGSSTAVTTDSGDKDAAAKFAAWLNTDGEALNALAKEGGIYPASTSAQLSGAFTSPPAYFPNQPDFYQKAAEIAETTAPSAWGPNVNVAYTTFKDAFGAAAKNRSDFTAALETMQRDTVADLKKQGFGVAE
- a CDS encoding LacI family DNA-binding transcriptional regulator, translating into MTMSNTGGRRRPPTIHDVAREAGVSRGTVSRVLNGGHYVSPAAAQAVEAAIRKTGYVVNRHARSLITGRSDSVGFLLTEPQERFFEDPNFNVLLRGCTQALAAHDIPLLLMLAGTDDERRRITRYITAGHVDGVLLVSSHSGDPVAEELRAAGVPLVACGKPIGLGSKVSYVAADDRDGARDMVRHLLALGRRRIGVVTGPLDTPGGVERLAGYREVLAEAGVEADERLVVSGDYTRAGGEAGAERLLARAPGMDAVFVASDLMAQGVLTALHRAGRRVPEDIAVGGFDDSPAAVAASPELTTIRQPWDRISSEMVRVLLAQIGGEDPAAVILPTELVKRAST
- a CDS encoding SseB family protein, with translation METPAHENNAPTPAQRALDALSENTEDAVALDALANSDVLIPVPDDAGDEEAADPGAVALPVLEQPGGTQVVPVFTSELEMAGLLPFVSRYRLVPLGALAAQWPADDLSLTIDGSSEHRLTLSSEGVRTLLARP
- a CDS encoding ArsR/SmtB family transcription factor — translated: MADDLFKALADPTRRTIIDELAERSGQTLFEICSRLSMKHGFGISRQAVSQHLAVLEAAGLVETRREGRYKFHDLNRAPLRQITERWLVTDARGPEENTP